A single region of the Bacteroides luhongzhouii genome encodes:
- a CDS encoding RelA/SpoT family protein, with protein MDNLPPKEISDEEMINQAFHELLNDYLNTKHRKKVEIITKAFNFANQAHKGIKRRSGEPYIMHPIAVASIVCNEIGLGSTSICAALLHDVVEDTDYTVEDIENIFGPKIAQIVDGLTKISGGIFGDRASAQAENFKKLLLTMSNDIRVILIKIADRLHNMRTLGSMLPNKQYKIAGETLYIYAPLANRLGLYKIKTELENLSFKYEHPEEYAEIEEKLNATAAERDKVFNDFTAPIRTQLDKMGLKYRILARVKSIYSIWNKMQTKHVPFEEIFDLLAVRIIFEPRNEEEELNDCFDIYVSISKIYKPHPDRLRDWVSHPKANGYQALHVTLMGNNGQWIEVQIRSERMNDVAEQGFAAHWKYKEGGGSEDEGELEKWLKTIKEILDDPQPDAIDFLDTIKLNLFASEIFVFTPKGELKTMPQNSTALDFAFSLHTDIGSHCIGAKVNHKLVPLSHKLQSGDQVEILTSKSQRVQPQWEVFATTARARAKIAAILRKERKANQKIGEEILNEFLKKEEIRPEEAIIEKLRKLHNAKNEEELLAAIGSKAIVLGEADKNELREKQTSNWKKYLTFSFGNSKEKQEEKEPQEKEKINPKQVLKLTEESLQKKYIMAECCHPIPGDDVLGYVDENDRIIIHKRQCPVAAKLKSSYGNRILATEWDTHKELSFLVYIYIKGIDSMGLLNEVTQVISRQLNVNIRKLTIETEDGIFEGKIQLWVHDVDDVRTICNNLKKIQNIKQVSRVEE; from the coding sequence ATGGATAATCTACCCCCCAAAGAAATAAGTGACGAAGAGATGATCAATCAGGCGTTCCACGAACTACTGAATGATTATCTCAACACTAAACATCGCAAGAAAGTTGAAATCATTACGAAAGCTTTCAACTTCGCCAATCAGGCGCATAAAGGTATCAAACGCCGTTCGGGCGAACCTTATATTATGCACCCGATTGCTGTTGCCAGTATTGTATGTAATGAGATCGGCCTCGGTTCGACTTCTATCTGTGCGGCCTTGCTGCACGATGTAGTAGAAGACACTGATTACACAGTGGAAGACATTGAGAATATCTTTGGTCCGAAGATTGCCCAGATTGTGGACGGACTGACCAAAATATCCGGTGGAATCTTCGGCGACCGTGCTTCAGCACAGGCAGAGAACTTCAAGAAGTTGCTGCTCACCATGTCGAACGACATCCGGGTAATCCTTATCAAGATAGCCGACCGTTTGCACAACATGCGTACCCTCGGCTCTATGTTACCCAACAAACAATACAAGATTGCAGGCGAAACGCTCTACATCTATGCTCCACTCGCCAACCGTTTGGGACTCTATAAGATAAAAACAGAGCTTGAGAATCTAAGCTTTAAATATGAACACCCCGAAGAATATGCAGAAATAGAAGAGAAATTGAATGCCACAGCCGCCGAACGCGACAAGGTTTTCAACGACTTCACTGCTCCTATCCGTACACAGCTGGATAAGATGGGGCTGAAATACCGGATACTTGCCCGCGTAAAATCAATCTATTCCATCTGGAACAAGATGCAGACCAAGCATGTTCCTTTCGAAGAAATATTTGACTTGCTGGCTGTCCGAATCATTTTCGAACCACGCAATGAGGAAGAAGAACTCAACGACTGTTTCGACATCTACGTTTCCATCTCCAAAATATACAAGCCTCATCCGGACCGTCTGCGCGACTGGGTAAGCCATCCTAAAGCAAATGGTTATCAGGCATTGCATGTCACCCTGATGGGTAATAACGGACAATGGATTGAAGTCCAGATTCGTAGTGAACGAATGAATGACGTTGCCGAACAAGGTTTCGCCGCTCACTGGAAATACAAAGAAGGAGGAGGCAGCGAAGATGAAGGAGAGTTGGAAAAATGGTTGAAAACCATTAAGGAGATATTGGATGATCCGCAACCGGATGCCATTGACTTTCTGGATACCATCAAACTTAATTTATTTGCTTCTGAAATATTCGTGTTCACTCCCAAAGGTGAGTTGAAGACTATGCCGCAGAATTCTACGGCTCTCGACTTCGCATTTTCTTTGCATACGGATATTGGCAGTCATTGTATTGGTGCCAAAGTCAACCACAAACTTGTGCCATTGAGCCATAAATTGCAAAGTGGTGACCAAGTTGAAATTCTGACTTCAAAATCGCAACGTGTACAACCGCAATGGGAAGTTTTTGCAACTACTGCCCGTGCCCGTGCCAAGATAGCAGCCATTCTCCGCAAAGAACGCAAAGCAAACCAGAAGATAGGTGAAGAAATCCTTAATGAGTTTCTGAAAAAAGAGGAAATCCGTCCGGAAGAAGCAATTATTGAGAAGCTGCGCAAACTGCATAATGCCAAGAATGAAGAAGAACTACTGGCTGCTATTGGCAGTAAGGCAATCGTCTTGGGAGAAGCGGATAAGAATGAATTGAGAGAAAAGCAAACCAGTAACTGGAAGAAATATCTGACTTTTTCTTTCGGCAACAGCAAAGAGAAGCAGGAAGAAAAAGAGCCACAAGAAAAAGAAAAGATCAATCCGAAGCAAGTGCTCAAACTGACGGAAGAAAGTTTGCAGAAAAAATATATCATGGCGGAATGTTGCCATCCTATTCCCGGCGATGACGTATTGGGATATGTGGATGAAAACGACCGGATCATTATTCACAAACGCCAATGTCCTGTTGCCGCCAAACTGAAGAGCAGTTATGGCAACCGTATATTAGCGACAGAATGGGATACACACAAAGAATTATCTTTCCTGGTATATATATATATAAAAGGTATAGACAGCATGGGACTTTTGAATGAAGTCACCCAAGTTATCTCCAGACAGCTCAATGTAAATATCCGTAAGCTGACCATCGAAACCGAAGATGGTATCTTTGAGGGAAAAATTCAGTTATGGGTACATGATGTGGATGATGTGAGAACCATCTGTAACAATCTGAAGAAAATACAGAATATCAAACAGGTGAGCCGCGTAGAAGAATAA
- a CDS encoding DUF5683 domain-containing protein has translation MTRKSKKYQLLVSALLLCFLQVAGIDVYAQSTVTPVRKDTTIIQREAPKARARRHREPAAQDSVKKDSIRITPSKELPAIDSLSAAKIQIADSLDAVNKKELKKIEQPASIVVKTDTVPPPTQDINKKIFIPNPTKATWLAVVFPGGGQIYNRKYWKLPIIYGGFAGCAYALSWNGKMYKDYSQAYLDIMDSNPNTKSYEDLLPPNSTYNEEQLKNTLKRRKDMFRRYRDLSIFAFIGVYLISIIDAYVDAELSNFDITPDLSMKVEPAVIDNNNQFRSNSLKSKSVGLQCVLRF, from the coding sequence ATGACAAGAAAAAGTAAGAAATATCAGTTACTAGTCAGCGCCCTGCTTCTCTGTTTTTTACAGGTGGCAGGGATTGATGTGTATGCACAATCCACTGTTACTCCGGTACGGAAAGATACAACAATCATACAGCGCGAAGCACCGAAAGCCCGTGCACGAAGACATCGTGAACCAGCCGCACAGGACTCTGTAAAAAAAGATTCTATCCGGATAACACCATCCAAAGAGCTTCCGGCCATCGACAGTTTGTCAGCTGCTAAAATACAGATAGCGGACAGCTTGGATGCGGTCAACAAGAAAGAGCTGAAAAAGATAGAGCAGCCGGCATCCATTGTTGTAAAGACTGACACTGTGCCGCCACCTACTCAAGATATAAACAAGAAAATATTCATCCCGAATCCGACCAAAGCAACGTGGCTGGCAGTCGTATTCCCCGGTGGAGGACAGATTTACAACCGTAAATACTGGAAGTTACCTATTATATATGGAGGGTTTGCAGGTTGTGCTTACGCCTTAAGCTGGAACGGCAAGATGTACAAAGACTATTCGCAAGCCTATCTGGATATTATGGACAGCAATCCGAATACGAAAAGTTACGAAGATTTGCTGCCCCCGAACTCCACTTACAATGAGGAGCAGTTGAAAAACACACTAAAACGAAGAAAAGATATGTTCCGTCGTTATCGGGACCTTAGTATATTTGCTTTTATCGGAGTTTATCTGATCTCTATCATCGACGCTTATGTTGATGCAGAGTTGTCCAACTTCGATATAACCCCCGACTTGAGCATGAAAGTAGAACCGGCTGTTATCGACAATAACAATCAGTTCCGCTCCAACAGTTTAAAAAGCAAGTCGGTTGGTCTGCAATGCGTATTACGATTTTAA
- a CDS encoding MerR family transcriptional regulator — protein MLNTDKELKLYYSIGEVADMFGVNPSLLRFWEKEFPQISPKTAGRGIRQYRKEDVETIGLIYHLVKEKGMTLPGARQRLKDNKEATVRNYEIVNKLKAIKEELLAIKRELDGRE, from the coding sequence ATGCTTAATACAGACAAAGAGTTGAAGCTATATTATTCAATAGGAGAGGTTGCCGACATGTTCGGAGTCAATCCGTCATTACTCCGTTTTTGGGAAAAGGAGTTTCCGCAAATATCTCCTAAGACAGCGGGAAGAGGAATACGTCAGTATCGCAAAGAAGACGTAGAAACGATTGGACTTATCTACCATTTGGTAAAAGAGAAAGGCATGACACTTCCCGGTGCCCGGCAACGTTTAAAGGATAATAAAGAAGCTACGGTTCGTAATTATGAGATCGTAAATAAGCTGAAAGCGATAAAAGAAGAGCTTTTGGCTATTAAGCGCGAATTGGATGGACGGGAGTAG
- a CDS encoding M23 family metallopeptidase: MRKVYYIYNPQTQTYDRIYPTVRQRALSILRRLFYGMGLGAGCFIVLLLIFGSPSEKELRIENSRLLAQYNVLSRRLDDAMGVLQDIQQRDDNLYRVILQADPVSPAIRQAGYGGTNRYEELMDLANAKLVVNTTQKLDVLSKRLYIQSKSFDDVIDMCKNHDEMLKCIPAIQPISNKDLRQTASGYGTRIDPIYGTTKFHAGMDFSAHPGTDVYATGNGTVVKVGWETGYGNTIEIDHGFGYLTRYAHLQGFNTKVGKKVVRGEIIGKVGSTGKSTGPHLHYEVHVKGQVVNPVNYYFMDLSAEDYEKMIQLAANHGKVFD, from the coding sequence ATGCGCAAAGTATACTACATCTATAATCCACAGACCCAGACTTATGATCGAATTTACCCTACCGTACGGCAGCGTGCGCTTAGTATCTTGCGTCGGCTTTTCTATGGAATGGGGTTGGGAGCTGGTTGCTTTATTGTATTGCTTTTGATTTTTGGCTCTCCGTCGGAGAAAGAATTAAGAATTGAAAACAGCCGTCTTTTGGCACAGTACAATGTGCTTTCCCGGCGTTTGGACGACGCCATGGGAGTGCTTCAGGATATCCAGCAACGTGACGATAATCTGTATCGGGTGATTTTGCAGGCAGATCCTGTTTCCCCGGCTATCCGTCAGGCAGGTTATGGCGGGACGAACCGTTACGAAGAACTAATGGATTTGGCAAATGCCAAGCTGGTGGTGAATACGACTCAAAAGTTGGACGTGCTTTCCAAAAGGCTTTATATCCAGTCGAAATCTTTCGATGATGTGATTGATATGTGCAAGAACCACGATGAGATGCTGAAATGTATTCCGGCTATCCAGCCAATTTCGAATAAAGATCTTCGTCAGACTGCATCCGGTTATGGTACACGTATCGACCCTATTTATGGTACGACAAAGTTCCATGCAGGTATGGACTTTTCTGCTCATCCGGGAACAGATGTTTATGCTACCGGAAACGGAACAGTGGTGAAAGTGGGATGGGAAACCGGATACGGTAATACTATCGAGATAGATCATGGTTTCGGGTATCTCACTCGGTATGCTCACTTGCAGGGATTTAATACGAAAGTCGGAAAGAAAGTGGTACGTGGTGAGATTATCGGAAAAGTGGGTAGTACAGGAAAAAGTACCGGTCCGCATCTGCATTATGAAGTGCATGTGAAAGGACAGGTAGTGAATCCGGTTAATTATTATTTCATGGATTTGAGTGCCGAAGATTATGAGAAGATGATTCAGCTGGCAGCCAATCATGGTAAAGTTTTCGATTAA
- a CDS encoding lytic transglycosylase domain-containing protein, producing MKKLVNYCSIIFLLLVATSQVKAQSVDVVIRENGTERKESIDLPKSMTYPLDSLLNDWKAKNYIDLGKDCSTAEINPLFSDSVYIDRLSRIPAIMEMPYNDIIRKFIDMYAGRLRNQVSFMLSACNFYMPIFEEALDAYGLPLELRYLPIIESALNPSAVSRAGASGLWQFMIGTGKIYGLESNSLVDERRDPIKATWAAARYLKEMYDIYGDWNLVIAAYNCGPGTINKAIRRANGETDYWKIYNYLPKETRGYVPAFIAANYVMTYYCDHNICPMETNIPASTDTVQVNKNLHFEQIADLCNVPLDQIKSLNPQYKKQMIPGDSKPYTLRLPIDAISTFIDKQDTIYAHRADELFRNRKTVAVKEITPSTRKTATAVAGKGKLTYYTIKSGDTLSTIAGKYGVTIKDIQRWNGMSNTKIAAGKRLKIYK from the coding sequence ATGAAGAAATTAGTTAACTATTGTTCGATTATTTTTCTTTTACTAGTGGCAACGTCTCAGGTAAAAGCGCAAAGTGTAGATGTAGTGATTCGTGAAAATGGAACTGAACGCAAAGAAAGCATCGACCTGCCTAAAAGTATGACATATCCACTTGACAGTCTGTTGAACGACTGGAAAGCCAAAAATTATATTGACTTAGGCAAAGATTGCAGCACGGCTGAAATCAACCCTTTATTCAGCGACTCTGTCTATATCGACCGCTTATCACGCATTCCGGCTATCATGGAAATGCCTTATAATGATATTATCCGCAAATTCATCGATATGTATGCAGGACGCTTGCGCAATCAGGTTTCTTTCATGTTAAGTGCCTGCAACTTCTATATGCCGATTTTTGAAGAAGCATTGGATGCATATGGGCTTCCACTGGAACTTAGATATCTCCCGATTATCGAATCTGCATTGAACCCCTCTGCCGTGTCACGCGCAGGTGCTTCCGGTCTGTGGCAATTCATGATTGGCACAGGTAAGATCTATGGTTTGGAATCAAACAGCCTGGTGGATGAACGTCGCGACCCGATTAAAGCTACTTGGGCTGCCGCACGTTATCTCAAAGAAATGTACGATATCTATGGAGACTGGAATCTTGTGATTGCTGCTTATAACTGTGGCCCCGGTACTATCAACAAGGCAATCCGCCGTGCCAATGGCGAAACGGATTACTGGAAAATCTATAATTACCTGCCTAAAGAGACACGTGGCTATGTGCCTGCTTTTATCGCCGCCAACTATGTGATGACTTACTACTGCGACCATAATATTTGTCCGATGGAAACAAATATTCCGGCAAGTACCGACACAGTACAAGTGAACAAGAATCTGCACTTCGAACAGATTGCTGATCTTTGCAATGTACCTTTGGATCAAATCAAGAGTTTGAATCCTCAATATAAGAAGCAAATGATCCCGGGTGACAGCAAGCCTTATACTTTAAGACTCCCCATCGATGCTATCAGTACTTTTATAGATAAGCAAGATACAATTTATGCACATCGTGCCGACGAATTGTTCCGCAACCGGAAAACCGTTGCAGTAAAGGAAATTACACCCTCAACCCGCAAAACGGCAACAGCCGTTGCCGGTAAAGGCAAACTGACCTACTACACAATAAAAAGTGGAGACACTTTGTCAACCATCGCCGGAAAGTATGGCGTCACGATTAAGGATATACAAAGGTGGAATGGAATGTCCAACACCAAAATTGCAGCAGGAAAACGATTGAAAATATACAAATAA